Below is a genomic region from Desulforegula conservatrix Mb1Pa.
GGTAAAAACCATATAAAGGCACCCGATTAATGCTGATTACGGACAAAAAGCGCTCGTATCTGGTGCACAAGCCTTGCGGCTTGAGCACCCTACGATCATCTTTTGGGGTGGCAGATTAATCTCACAGAGGCTTTTGTGAACAAATACAAATCAGAGAGACTCATGAAAATAATAATAAATGGCAAAACAGAAGAGCTTGAAGTGGGTACGACAATTCATAAAATTCTGTCGTCAAACGATCTTAAACCTGACTCTGTGGTGGTTGAACTTAACGAAACCGTCATTGAAACAGAGCATTATTCAAAAACTGTACTAAAAGAAAACGACAGGCTCGAAGTTCTGAGCTTTGTGGGAGGAGGATAAGAATAATGGATCTGAACCTTTCCAAATCCAAATTTTATGATGATGACCTCGAGATCGGTGGTTTGAAACTGAAAAGCCGCCTTTTTGTGGGAACAGGAAAATATCCGTCTGACACACTTATCCCGGGAGTTTTATCAGCTTCTGGCAGCCAGGTGATTACAGTCGCCCTTAGACGAGTGGATCTTGCGGCAAAAACAGATAATGTGATGAAACATATCCCAAAAACTGTCCAGCTTCTGCCA
It encodes:
- the thiS gene encoding sulfur carrier protein ThiS, whose amino-acid sequence is MNKYKSERLMKIIINGKTEELEVGTTIHKILSSNDLKPDSVVVELNETVIETEHYSKTVLKENDRLEVLSFVGGG